The following coding sequences lie in one Vespa velutina chromosome 24, iVesVel2.1, whole genome shotgun sequence genomic window:
- the LOC124957066 gene encoding uncharacterized protein LOC124957066, whose amino-acid sequence MRRTSYDKSNNAKRNVLTTNTSYGKTFGNLKNVNQKYSSFQSYESLQEKNYLQRSISADNVIRSRGYKPSDRHDPVKRSFLENLTSKILHFDMESGERTPINLQKLLTPASDSHEPLQAKNKKMFASSYFYAPTHPTVEDQVELARRISLSLSDVKNMKSKGQSMYVNRKKRSVKWIHDGNGTEGEEEPSSPMHKDKVPLKCVMNPHGKVLDIHGIQALGEEVNIEPMPSHPEKLFDIVRDLNNQRGRGAEIFAKRRKRSEKWIVDQDQAQIPSTPGIPKTPGYSYQSEMNGNNKFSTLQSPYAQTDKSFYNPFAVDLSLDNINPPMTGRYHHHHRHHHRSCQLTNDCNHSTQIKKIYLREVAVGTDTDFPIEKTELNNDARRSNGFNGVRSNNANVERRSNKLLNGKTNANNMQIATNKETKTNSNREIKQRLSNNFSQDVLLNDRNKFRNKQQAVKREDDVARFSDSDASEYTPVPVKQLIQEFEKTCRPVLQYKQISPKVIPIVQQCPIDTDITRFFQTRTSVKYEEEVPEDDEEEDDEEEEEEEYIRRRSNRETRQDKQVNKPQPRIENGYMSTDDTEYTSDSDSLRTYDFKDYKDYKNETSMYRYEKTSSNRNVNENGDYPGLFNDEYSQRRRSVTSQELESYCNGNVKFVNEDSELPAQAKSLLLSMVASQDDILQTIKHLRNTPVLDNLLPGVSPELKFTDSYPEVGTKLYEDNTYKGPKLASIHNLTNYNTAPRGWDQSLTYYRPIKFEKSQDTIVYSDF is encoded by the exons ATGAGGAGAACATCGTACGATAA atCCAATAACGCCAAGCGCAACGTTCTAACGACCAATACATCCTACGGGAAAACGTTTGGCAACTTGAAGAATGTGAATCAGAAGTATAGTAGTTTTCAGAGTTACGAGAGTTtgcaagaaaagaattatttacaaaGGAGTATTTCTGCGGACAATGTGATACGATCACGTGGTTACAAACCTTCAGACAGGCACGACCCCGTCAAAAGAAGCTTTCTTGAGAATCTTACTTCGAAAATACTCCATTTCGATATg gaGAGCGGCGAAAGAACTCCAATCAATCTTCAAAAACTGCTTACACCGGCCTCCGATTCGCATGAACCACTGCAAGCAAAAAATA aaaaaatgttTGCCTCTTCGTATTTTTACGCACCCACACATCCTACTGTGGAGGATCAAGTCGAGTTGGCACGTcgtatttctttatctctgaGTGATGTTAAGAATATGAAGAGCAAAGGGCAATCGATGTATgtaaatcgaaagaaacgatCTGTCAAATGGATCCACGATGGTAATG GTACTGAAGGCGAAGAGGAACCATCTTCTCCTATGCATAag GATAAAGTACCTCTGAAGTGTGTAATGAATCCACATGGGAAAGTTTTGGATATTCATGGGATTCAGGCTCTGGGTGAAGAAGTTAATATCGAGCCTATGCCCTCGCATCCTGAAAAACTCTTCGATATTGTCCGTGATCTTAATAATCAAAGAGGACGTG GTGCTGAAATATTTGCAAAGCGTCGAAAAAGATCCGAGAAATGGATCGTCGATCAGGATCAAGCTCAAATACCGAGTACACCTGGTATACCAAAGACACCTGGTTATTCCTATCAATCg GAAATGAACGGTAACAACAAGTTTTCAACATTGCAATCACCTTATGCACAAACGGacaaatcattttataatccATTCGCAGTGGATCTTTCTTTAGATAACATCAATCCACCAATGACGG GCAggtatcatcatcatcatcgtcatcatcatcgatcCTGTCAATTAACTAACGATTGCAATCATTCaacgcaaataaaaaaaatttatttaagagaAGTGGCCGTCGGCACCGACACCGACTTTCCTATAGAAAAAACCGAATTGAATAACGACGCACGTCGTAGCAACGGCTTCAATGGCGTCAGATCAAACAACGCTAACGTTGAAAGGCGCTCTAACAAATTGCTCAATGGCAAGACTAACGCTAACAATATGCAAATCGCTACTAACAAAGAGACTAAGACTAACAGCAACAGAGAGATCAAGCAACGTCTTAGCAATAACTTTTCCCAGGATGTTCTTCTTAACGATAGAAacaaatttagaaataaacaaCAAGCTGTTAAACGTGAGGATGATGTTGCAAGATTCTCTGACAGCGATGCTAGCGAGTATACACCGGTTCCTGTTAAACAACTGATCCAAGAATTTGAGAAGACTTGTAGACCGGTTTTACAATATAAACAAATCAGTCCAAAAGTTATTCCTATTGTTCAACAATGTCCTATTGACACCGATATAACACGTTTCTTTCAAACTAGAACTTCTGTTAAATATGAAGAGGAAGTACCAGAAGATGACGAGGAGGAAGacgatgaggaagaagaagaggaagaatataTACG CAGACGGTCGAATCGTGAGACTCGACAGGATAAGCAAGTTAATAAGCCACAACCTAGAATCGAGAATGGATATATGTCGACCGATGATACTGAGTACACGTCCGATTCGGATTCTTTAAGAACTTATGACTTCAAAGATTACAAGGATTACAAAAATGAGACGTCGATGTATCGTTACGAAAAGACTTCTTCAAATCGGAATGTCAATGAAAATGGAGATTATCCAGGTTTATTTAACGATGAATATTCTCAACGACGAAGATCAGTGACGTCTCAAGAATTAGAATCATACTGTAATGGAAACGTTAAATTTGTTAACGAGGATTCTGAGTTACCAGCACAAGCGAAATCCTTGTTACTATCAATGGTCGCTTCACAGGATGACATACTACAAACTATAAAACATCTTCGCAATACACCAGTCCTGGATAATCTTTTACCTGGTGTCTCACCAGAACTCAAATTTACTGATTCTTATCCGGAAGTAG GAACGAAATTATACGAGGATAATACATACAAAGGACCAAAACTGGCCAGTATTCATAATTTAACTAATTATAATACTGCACCACGTGGTTGGGATCAGTCATTAACTTATTATCGACCAATCAAATTTGAAAAGTCACAGGACACGATTGTTTATTCcgatttttag